One Canis lupus dingo isolate Sandy chromosome 3, ASM325472v2, whole genome shotgun sequence DNA window includes the following coding sequences:
- the LOC118354328 gene encoding uncharacterized protein LOC118354328 isoform X1 has protein sequence MRQEGRAPAAPWAREGVLGSRAFCGCASAGTGCGVTCHLGWVPRPLRGAPVLEAAGSAGGSFWGQRRPSGGWLLGGPAGGRPPGRLVWGDRAVAAPSPRPVSRRRGPGRPLRSLPVQPFSTCWALFPFWGDTHDATQRPPEPAVTRLSVTTRGSEEPDGRTDASEIFVKNSPWARHSTSLWGITGPHSCPLGSKGCENLLSICRQMSEVQMLETRSG, from the exons ATGAGACAGGAAGGCAGGGCCCCAGCGGCACCGTGGGCGCGCGAGGGAGTGTTGGGGAGCAGGGCCTTCTGTGGGTGCGCGTCTGCAGGGACCGGCTGCGGGGTAACTTGTCATCTGGGGTGGGTGCCTCGGCCGCTCCGGGGAGCTCCGGTTCTTGAGGCCGCGGGTTCGGCCGGTGGATCATTCTGGGGGCAGCGGCGGCCCAGTGGCGGGTGGCTGCTGGGTGGTCCCGCGGGAGGCCGGCCTCCTGGGCGCCTCGTCTGGGGGGACCGGGCTGTCGCCGCCCCTAGTCCGAGGCCGGTCTCCAGGCGCCGTGGTCCTGGGCGCCCGCTCCGGAGCCTCCCGGTCCAGCCGTTCTCCACCTGTTGGGCTTTGTTCCCTTTCTGGGGAGACACGCATGATGCCACGCAGAGGCCACCGGAGCCCGCCGTGACCCGCCTTTCAGTCACGACCAGAGGAAGCGAGGAGCCAGATGGTCGCACGGATGCCTCGG aaatatttgttaagaacTCTCCGTGGGCCAGACACAGCACTAGCCTTTGGGGCATAACAGGGCCTCATTCCTGCCCTTTGGGGAGTAAGGGCTGTGAAAATCTCCTGTCAATCTGCAGGCAAATGTCAG AAGTCCAGATGCTAGAAACAAGGTCAGGATGA